DNA from Rubrobacter aplysinae:
GGGGTAACCAGCGCGCACAGGGCGGCCGCCGGGAGCAGCCTCAGGGCGCGCCTCGGGAGCGTCCCGAGCTCGACCTTTCCCGCGAGCGCGATGAAGGAACTCCTGAGCGAGAACGTTATGATCCCGGCGGCGAGGATCACCAGCCACAGCGTCGGGCCGCTCATCGTCCGCCCCTACCGGGAAAAGGCCAGGCCAGACCGGCCAGGATTCCGGCGAGGATCGCGGCGATCAGACCCAGGTTCAGCGGCAGCCCGGCCCCGAGCAGGGCGACCGTCCCGGCCCCGAGTGCCGCGACCACGCTCGCGCGGTCGGTCAGCGCGGGGAACAGCAGGGCGAGGAACACGAGCGGAATAGCGAAGTCGAGCTCCAGAGCCTCCGGCACCCTTGCGCCCAGTATCACCCCGGCGACGGTGCCGACCTGCCACACCGCCCACAGCGGGAGAGCCGCGCCGACGAAATAGCCGACCCTGCGCCCGGCGACCCCCGTGGCGGCCCTTTCATTCCCTTCGGCCTCCCTCGCCTCCGGGCTGGAGAAGCGGGTCACCGCCACGGCATACGCCTGATCCGTCAGCAGATAAGAGACCAGCGCCTTCCAGCGCGCCGGCGGGCTCCCGAGGTACGGGGCCAGGGAGGCGCTGTACATCACGAACCGGAGGTTTATGACCGCGACGGTAAGCACCACCAGCACGGGCGCGGCCCCGGAGCCGATAAGCTGGGCGGCGGCGAGCTGCGCGGCACCGGCGAAGACGACCACCGACAGCCCTATCGTGCCCGCCGCAGAGACACCCTCCTGGATCGGGGCGGCGCCGGCGATCAGGGCGAAAGGCGCCATCCCCGCCATGACCGGCAGCATGGCCCTGAGCCCCCTCAGAGCCTCGGCCCAGAACTCCCCGCTGGCCACGGGAGGCTTTCTACGCTCACCGGATGCTCTTCTCTCGGACATGGGGGCGGATTCTAGTGCAACCGGGAGCTTCCGGCTCGCCGCCGCCCCGTTCGTGGCGGTCGTCTCGGGAACATCGTGGGGCTACGCGCCCTTGATCGCCGCCTCGGGGTCCTCCCCGACGCCGACTATCCTGCCGTCGCGCATCTGGATTATGTAGTCCGCCAGGGCGCCGACGCCGGGGTCGTGGGTCACGATTACGAAGGTCTGGCCGTTGTCCTGGTTGAGGCGCTGGATGAGATCCAGGACCTCTCGGGAGGTCTCGGAGTCCAGGTTCCCGGTCGGCTCGTCGGCCCACACGATGTCGGGCTCGTTCACGAGCGCCCGGGCGATGGCGACCCGCTGCTGCTGGCCGCCGGAGAGCTGGTTGGGGCGGTTCTGGGCCCGGTCGGTCAGGCTAACCTCCGCCAGCGACTCCAGCGCCCGCTTGCGGGCCGCTGTGGGCTTCACGCCGGAGACCAGAAGCGGCAGCTCGACATTCTCGACGGCGGAGAGGACGGGCATCAGGTTGTAGCCCTGGAAGATAAAGCCCATGTGCCGCGCCCGGTACTCGGTGCGCCGGGAGTCGCGCATCTCGTGCAACGGCTCGCCGCCGATAAACACCTCGCCCGAGTCTATGGAGTCCAGGCCCGAGAGCGTGTTGAGTAGCGTCGTCTTGCCGCAGCCCGACGGCCCCATCACGGCCACGAGGCCGCCGCGCTCCACCTCCAGAGATACCCCATCCAGGGCCCGGACGGTCATCTCCTCTATGCGGTAGGTCTTGGAGACCTCCCGGGCCTCGACCGAGTTCTGGATACCGTTTTTACCGTTGTCCGAGTCACTCAAGAGCTCTCCTCACGCCTCTCTCCGATACTACCGCTCATTACCTATTACCCCTGATACCTGAGCGCCTCGACCGGCGGCACCCGGGAGGCGCGGAAGGCCGGGACTATGGTCGCGACCAGCGAGGCTAGCCAGATCCCGCCCCCGATAAACGCCATCTGGACCCAGGGGAAGACGTACTCCACGTTCGGGTCGTCTATGACGAACTCGAACAGGTTGTAGCCGCCGAGCGCGCCGACCGCCATCCCGATCACTAGCCCGACGAGCGAGACCAGCGAGTTCTCGACCACGAACTGCCAGCCGACCGTGCGGCGCTTGAACCCGACCGCCCGCAGCGTGCCGATGTCGCGGCGGCGCTCGTGTACCGCGCGGGCGCTGACCACCGCGAGCCCGGCGACGCCCACGATCAGGCCGAAGGCCAGAAACGCCTGCACGATGCGGATAAACGTGTCCAGAAACGCCTGCCCGCGCCCGAGCAAATCGTCCACCAGGAACGTCTGTGCCCCCTCGTCGGCGAACTGGTTCTCCAGAGCATCCGTCACCCCGTCCAGGGTCGCGCCGTCGGAGAGCCGGAGTAGGTACGTCTCCTGGGTGGCCGGACCCTCGAACTGGTCCGCCACCTCACGGCTGGCTATGACGCCGTTTATGACGCCGAGGGAGAACCCGCTCGGCGGGCTCTCTATGCGCCCGGCGACGGTCTTGGTGGTCTCCTCGCCGGTGACGGGGTCCTGGAGCGTGATCTCATCCCCCGCACCGAGCTCCGGGCGGGCCTGGAAGTCTCCCGAGCCGTCGTAGGGGAAGGTGAGCATCACGAG
Protein-coding regions in this window:
- a CDS encoding AzlC family ABC transporter permease, which translates into the protein MLPVMAGMAPFALIAGAAPIQEGVSAAGTIGLSVVVFAGAAQLAAAQLIGSGAAPVLVVLTVAVINLRFVMYSASLAPYLGSPPARWKALVSYLLTDQAYAVAVTRFSSPEAREAEGNERAATGVAGRRVGYFVGAALPLWAVWQVGTVAGVILGARVPEALELDFAIPLVFLALLFPALTDRASVVAALGAGTVALLGAGLPLNLGLIAAILAGILAGLAWPFPGRGGR
- a CDS encoding ABC transporter ATP-binding protein; the encoded protein is MSDSDNGKNGIQNSVEAREVSKTYRIEEMTVRALDGVSLEVERGGLVAVMGPSGCGKTTLLNTLSGLDSIDSGEVFIGGEPLHEMRDSRRTEYRARHMGFIFQGYNLMPVLSAVENVELPLLVSGVKPTAARKRALESLAEVSLTDRAQNRPNQLSGGQQQRVAIARALVNEPDIVWADEPTGNLDSETSREVLDLIQRLNQDNGQTFVIVTHDPGVGALADYIIQMRDGRIVGVGEDPEAAIKGA